A stretch of DNA from Cellulomonas xiejunii:
ACACGGCGGATCCGGTGATGTGCATGTCGATCCTCTCGAAGTACCTTGTCCACCGTACAAGGTATCTCGGTGCCGACATGTTCCCCGCAGGAGGCCGAGTGTCACGCGAGCTGATCGACCTGCTGTGGCGGGACCACCCCGCGGCGCCCGCCTCCGGCACGCGGGGACCGCGCTCGAAGGTGTCGACGTCCCAGGTCGTCGACACCGCCACCGGCATCGCCGACCGCGACGGCCTGCCCGCAGTGACCGTGCGGCGGCTGGGCGTGACGCTCGGCATCGCGCCGAACGCCGTCTACACCCACGTCGGCTCCCGGGACGACCTGCTGGTGCTGATGGCCGACGCGATCCGCGCGGTCCGGCCCCGCCTGCCCCACCTCGACGGGACGTGGCAGGCGCGCGTCCGGGCCGTCGCGCAGGACGAGCTCGCGCTGTACGCCGCCCACCCCTGGCTCCTCGACGTGACGGACCCGCGCACCGCCTTCGGACCCGGCACGATCGCCACCTACGACCACCAGCTGCACGCTCTGGACGGCACCGGGCTGGACGACGTCGAGCGCGACGCAGCCCTCGCCTTCGTCGGCGACTTCGTCCGCGCCTCCGCACGCTCGTTCCTCCCGGACCCGCACTCCGCGCAGATCGCCACGGTGTGGTCGGCGTGGCAGGGCCGGCTCACCGACTACGTCGGGGACCGGTTCCCGCTCGCGCGACGCGTCGGAGCCGCAGCCGGCGCCGCCATGAACGCGCCCTCCAGCGCCGAGCACACCTGGCGGTTCGGTCTCGACCGCGTCCTCGACGCGCTCGCGGCCCTCGTGAGCGCCGCGGGCTCCAGGTCCGGCACCGACGGGCTCCCCGGCGCCTAGACCGAGGTCCTGCGTCCACCCACGACGGGCATCGCGACGACCCGCAGCGAGCTGTCGCCGAACATCACGACGGCCCCCTCGCGCAGCCGCACCGGGTGGTCGACCGGGCACACGACCTGCGCCCCGTCCGGCAGCGTCACCAGGGTGCCGTTGGTCGAGCCGCGGTCCACCACCCACGCCCCGCCGGCCGCGTCGACCGCGAGCTGCAGGTGGGTCTTGGAGACCGAGCGGGCCGGGTCGACGACGCGCACGACCTGCACACCCGGCCCCTGCGACGGGTTGCGCCCGACCAGGGCCAGACGCTCGACCGTGAGCACGCGACCGTCGTCGAACGCGACGCGCAGCCCCGCGGTCCCGCCGGGGCGCTGCTCCGGCAGGACGTCCGTCCGGGGCGGGGCCGGACGCGTCATCTCGAGCTCGGGCGCCAACCCGAACGCCAGCGTCGGCGCCGCCCGAACGGCAGGGATCGCACGGGTGTCGAGGTCGGGGGCCGAGCGCTGCGGGTGCAGGGGCGCGAGGACCAGCCCTCGCCCGTCGGGTGCGGGCGCGCCAGGCGCAGCCGGCGAAGGCGCCGCGAGGACGCCCGACGCACCCGTGGGCGGCTCGGCGGGCGCGCGGAACGGTGCGTCGTCGACCTCGGGCGACCGCGTCGCCTCGGCAGCGCGGGCCGGACGCCGGGCCGTGTCCGCTCGGACGGTGCGGCTCGTCGCGTCGTGCCCACGGGCCTGGGGCGACGGCGCGACCCGCAGCACCTCCGCGTCGACCGCCCGGTCGTGCCAGCCGCGCCGCCGGCCCGTCCGGTCGAGCAGCGGGGACAGCAGCACCACGAGCTGCCCGACCGCGCAGGCCAGGGCGCCGACGGCCACGACGAGCCCGCGGACGAGCACGCGGCCGGCGCCGATCGGCCGGCGGGTGTGCACGTCGACCGTCCGCACGCCGAGCAGCCGCCGACCGAGGGTCCAGCCGAGGCGTCCGTGAACCAGCCACTGCGCGATCGTGACGGCCGCCGCCAGCACCACCGCGGCGCCCAGCAGGGGCGCCGGGGCGGCGGGGGCGTCCGCAGCCACGGCACCGTCCCGCACGGCGGCGGCGACGCGCAGTGCGGCGACGAGCACCACCGCGCCTCCGAGCGCCATCACGACCACCTGGTCGACGAGCACGGCGACGAACCGCCGCCCCAGGCCCGCCGGCCGGTCGTCCAGGGCGGTCACGGGTCGGCTGGTCATCGTTCACCTCGGCGGTCGGAGCGGGTTCGGCGTGGACGTCGTCCGGGAGCGGCGTCGCTCGACGCCACGAGCGCCGTCTGCCGCCGTGTCGGGCGCGGTGACGAGCGTCGCAGCGACGCGAGCGACGCACGGCTCCGGACGCGTCGGCGCCACGGCAGGGTCCGGCGCAGCGCACCGACGGTCGCGTCCACGTCGGCCCAGTACGCCTCGACCTCCGACCGGTCGGGTGCCCCGGCGCCGAAGACCGCACGGTCG
This window harbors:
- a CDS encoding TetR/AcrR family transcriptional regulator; translation: MSRELIDLLWRDHPAAPASGTRGPRSKVSTSQVVDTATGIADRDGLPAVTVRRLGVTLGIAPNAVYTHVGSRDDLLVLMADAIRAVRPRLPHLDGTWQARVRAVAQDELALYAAHPWLLDVTDPRTAFGPGTIATYDHQLHALDGTGLDDVERDAALAFVGDFVRASARSFLPDPHSAQIATVWSAWQGRLTDYVGDRFPLARRVGAAAGAAMNAPSSAEHTWRFGLDRVLDALAALVSAAGSRSGTDGLPGA
- a CDS encoding RDD family protein; this translates as MTSRPVTALDDRPAGLGRRFVAVLVDQVVVMALGGAVVLVAALRVAAAVRDGAVAADAPAAPAPLLGAAVVLAAAVTIAQWLVHGRLGWTLGRRLLGVRTVDVHTRRPIGAGRVLVRGLVVAVGALACAVGQLVVLLSPLLDRTGRRRGWHDRAVDAEVLRVAPSPQARGHDATSRTVRADTARRPARAAEATRSPEVDDAPFRAPAEPPTGASGVLAAPSPAAPGAPAPDGRGLVLAPLHPQRSAPDLDTRAIPAVRAAPTLAFGLAPELEMTRPAPPRTDVLPEQRPGGTAGLRVAFDDGRVLTVERLALVGRNPSQGPGVQVVRVVDPARSVSKTHLQLAVDAAGGAWVVDRGSTNGTLVTLPDGAQVVCPVDHPVRLREGAVVMFGDSSLRVVAMPVVGGRRTSV